The DNA window TCATTCTGTTCGGCCGCACCTACTGCAGGGCACTCGGCCATAAAAACGAAAACTGCCCCATCTGTAAGATAGTAGGCAGTAATTAGGATGCAAGGTCCCTGAGCCTGCCGAAGGGTCTAAAAAAGGCTGCCTCAAATGATGAGAACAGCCTTTTTTGTATAAGCCAATGCAATTTTTAAATGCGCATCGAGATGTCGAGCGCCTTCACGCTATGCGTAAGTGCACCGACCGAAATGTAGTCGAGACCAAGCGTCGCGATTTCCTTCGCACGTTCAAGCGTCATGTTGCCGGAACCTTCCACCAGACACTTGTCGCCGCTTTCCTTGATAATCTTCAAAGCTTCAGCCATCATCTCGTTGCTCATATTATCGAGCATAATGACATCGACGCCCTTGTTCAAGAGTGCGCGCAGCTGGTCGAAGTTTTCGACTTCCATTTCGACCATCAGGTTCTGCTTGTTGTTTTTCTTCACAACTTCAAGCGCCTGGAGCACGCCACCTGCAGCAGCAATGTGATTGTCCTTCACCAGCACCATATCAAAGAGACCCATGCGATGGTTGGAACCGCCACCTACGCGGACCGCATACTTCTGCAAGGTACGGAAACCGGGAACCGTCTTACGGGTATCGAGCACCTTCGTCTTTCCCGCCTTCAAGGCTTCCTGGAAAGTATGGGCGACGGTCGCCACACCGGAAAGCTGCTGGATAAAGTTCAGGAGCGTACGTTCACCCGTCAAAAGTTCGTGAGTCGTGCCGTCCATTTCGGCAATCAGGTCACCCTTCTTCACGACGTCGCCATCTTTCTTATGGAGCGTCACCTTCACGTTCGCCTTGAGTTCCTGGAACACAAGCTCAATCACCGGGAGGCCGGCAAGCACACCGTCTTCTTTCGCAATCAGGCGGGCATGCTGTTTCTGGTCTGCAGGAATGGTCCATTCGCTGGTGACATCGCCCGTACGCACGTCTTCGGCCAAAGCCAGACGAATCATGGTGAGGGCATCTTCGGTAGGAAAAACTGGAGTAGAATTATCACCGTACATAGGTAGTGGTTAGTGGTTGGTGGTTAGTGGTTAGGCCGTAGGAAGTTTTCTTATAATCGCGGCTTTGCCGCCTTACTATTCCTGTCTACTGCCTACTGTTTACTGTCTACTGTTACTGTGCGCCTTTACCGGTCAGCACCACATACACCGTGCGAACCAGAATCTGGAAATCCAGGAGCAAGCTCATGTTCTCGAAGTAATACATGTCGTACTGCAGCTTGATTTTCACGTCTTCGGTGCTAGTGTCGTAGTGGTGGCACACCTGCGCCCAACCGGTCAGGCCCGGCTTCATCTTGAGGCGGCTAATGTAATAGGGAATCTGTTCGCGAAGCTGGCTAATGAACACGGCACGTTCCGGTCGCGGACCCACCATGCTCATGTCACCTTTCAACACACATAAAATCTGCGGGAGTTCATCGATACGGGTCTTGCGCAAGAACTTACCGATTTTCGTAATACGCGGATCATCCTTAGTCGCCCACTGGGCACCGAACTTTTCAGCATCGGTACGCATCGTGCGGAACTTGTAAACCGTAAACGGCTTTCCATAAAGGCCAATACGTTCCTGCGAATAAAAAATCGGACCACGGTCATCGAGCTTAATCGCTATAGCCGCAAACAAGCAGACCGGGAACGAAATCAGTCCCAAGAAAGCACCGAACAAGATATCGATGATGCGCTTGACACGCACCTGCCACAACGGCATCGTAAAGGCAAAAAGTTCCTGGAGTTCAAAACCGTAAACAAGGTTCGCCTTGAACTGCCCATGCACGACATTGTAAAGTTCCGGTACCAGGTAAATATGAACGCGCTGATCGCACACCCAAACAAGCACGCGCATAATTTCTTGCGGCGAAGAACTTTCGTGCGCAATGATAATGCCCGTCACCTTGTACTTCTTGATAAGCGATGCAAGGTCGGCGTACTTTCCAAGCACAGGAACATTCGCGAACTCATGATCCATCACCTGGAAACGTTCATCGACAAAGCCTACGACACGCTGACCGCGTTCGGGAGTCTTCGCCAAGGCCTCGGCAATTTTTCGGCCCGCTTCAGTAGCCCCGAGCACCAGAATGTTGTTCGCCCCAAAGCCGCGGCTCAAAAGTCCACGTAGGCAGCGATAAATCACCATTCTAAAAAGCACCACCAGGAAAAGCGCAAAGCCGCCGTAAATGAAAATCCACGGGAAGCGAGACCCATAAAGGTATCCGCTACTGAGAGGTTCGTTCGCCACGATCTTGCTGATGAATTCAGCGCCAAACAGGACTGCGATAATGACAACGATACCGATAACCACCGCACGCAGAACGCGCAGAATCTGGTGCGTTCTCGACATCAACAGCCACGACCGGTAAAGCCCCGCACAGGTGAACAACAAAAGCCAGCCCACGTTCAGGACAATTCCCATGTGGGCATACTCGGCAAAGGCCTTGTTCGGGTCGAACTTGTCAGCAATCAAGCCGCTATGGAACTGCACCCAAAAGGCGAGTACAAAACAAATAAACAACGCCACGAAGTCCGAAAGGACAACGAGGATACGTTCCAATGTAGCGGCACGAATCATAATGACCTTAAACTACAAAATCGAGGTCGAGAAAGTTATCCGTTACGCGAGGAAACGAATCACCTGGCTCTTTTCCACAATTTCGGGCAGGGCATCGATAGCGTCCACAGCCTTGGAAGCCCTACAATCCTGAGTCTTTTCGGTAATCACCACCACAGAGACCTTACCCGGATCGTTCACGTTCTTCTGGATAATGGTTTCGATCGAGATGCTGTTTTCGGCGAGGATGCTCGTAATCTTTGCAAGCACGCCGCATGCGTCACGGGAAGTGAAACGCAGGTAGTAGCGAGAAGACGTTTCCGAAATCGGCACGAGCGTTGCGGAATTTTCGACGTTGAACCAGCCCATCGGGAGCGCCTTGCGATTACCGTTGTCAGTAGAGCGGGCAAGGGAAACGAGGTCAGCCACCACGGCAGAGGCGGTCGGGAGTCGGCCAGCACCGGCACCGGTCTGGACGGTTTCGCCAAGGTTATCGCACTTGAGGTACACGGCATTGATAACGCCGTTCACGTTCGAGAGCAGGTTTTCGTTAGAGACAAAGCACGGATGCACACGGGCGTCCACGCGATCACCGTCGCGGTGGTAAATGCCGAGCAGCTTCACGCAGCAGCCGATTTCCTTTGCAAACGCGATATCCTGGGCGGTAATCTTCGAAATACCCGTCACGTGAATCTTTTCAAAGTCCACGCGCTTGCCGCTGCAAAGGCTTGCAAGCAAGGCAGTCTTGTGAGCAGAGTCAATACCTTCGATATCGAAAGTCGGATCCGCTTCGGCAAAGCCGAGCTTCTGGGCATCCTTCAGCACGACGTCGAAGTCGAGGCCTTCGTCGGCCATACGGGAAAGGATATAGTTACAGGTGCCGTTGATAATGCAGCTCAGGTGTTCCACCGTAGAACCGAGCAGGCCTTCCTGCAGGCTACGGATAATAGGAATGCCACCGCCCACGGCTGCTTCGAACAGCACATGCAGGCCCTTTTCGGCTGCGAGCGGGAAAATTTCGTGACCGTACTTGGCAAGGAGAGCCTTGTTCGCCGTC is part of the uncultured Fibrobacter sp. genome and encodes:
- the nadC gene encoding carboxylating nicotinate-nucleotide diphosphorylase, translated to MYGDNSTPVFPTEDALTMIRLALAEDVRTGDVTSEWTIPADQKQHARLIAKEDGVLAGLPVIELVFQELKANVKVTLHKKDGDVVKKGDLIAEMDGTTHELLTGERTLLNFIQQLSGVATVAHTFQEALKAGKTKVLDTRKTVPGFRTLQKYAVRVGGGSNHRMGLFDMVLVKDNHIAAAGGVLQALEVVKKNNKQNLMVEMEVENFDQLRALLNKGVDVIMLDNMSNEMMAEALKIIKESGDKCLVEGSGNMTLERAKEIATLGLDYISVGALTHSVKALDISMRI
- a CDS encoding sugar transferase, with product MIRAATLERILVVLSDFVALFICFVLAFWVQFHSGLIADKFDPNKAFAEYAHMGIVLNVGWLLLFTCAGLYRSWLLMSRTHQILRVLRAVVIGIVVIIAVLFGAEFISKIVANEPLSSGYLYGSRFPWIFIYGGFALFLVVLFRMVIYRCLRGLLSRGFGANNILVLGATEAGRKIAEALAKTPERGQRVVGFVDERFQVMDHEFANVPVLGKYADLASLIKKYKVTGIIIAHESSSPQEIMRVLVWVCDQRVHIYLVPELYNVVHGQFKANLVYGFELQELFAFTMPLWQVRVKRIIDILFGAFLGLISFPVCLFAAIAIKLDDRGPIFYSQERIGLYGKPFTVYKFRTMRTDAEKFGAQWATKDDPRITKIGKFLRKTRIDELPQILCVLKGDMSMVGPRPERAVFISQLREQIPYYISRLKMKPGLTGWAQVCHHYDTSTEDVKIKLQYDMYYFENMSLLLDFQILVRTVYVVLTGKGAQ
- a CDS encoding homoserine dehydrogenase, which produces MLRIGLIGTGTVGGGVIQILEQKIAEYKEKLGVELQLACICAKSEEEVAPYKAKGYKVSTNADEMIAGDDIDVLVELAGGYNMPRKWILAALNSGKHVVTANKALLAKYGHEIFPLAAEKGLHVLFEAAVGGGIPIIRSLQEGLLGSTVEHLSCIINGTCNYILSRMADEGLDFDVVLKDAQKLGFAEADPTFDIEGIDSAHKTALLASLCSGKRVDFEKIHVTGISKITAQDIAFAKEIGCCVKLLGIYHRDGDRVDARVHPCFVSNENLLSNVNGVINAVYLKCDNLGETVQTGAGAGRLPTASAVVADLVSLARSTDNGNRKALPMGWFNVENSATLVPISETSSRYYLRFTSRDACGVLAKITSILAENSISIETIIQKNVNDPGKVSVVVITEKTQDCRASKAVDAIDALPEIVEKSQVIRFLA